A genomic stretch from Penicillium digitatum chromosome 4, complete sequence includes:
- a CDS encoding Ubiquitin-conjugating enzyme E2 15: MATSPAGRMLSRQLQQMQSDKDIPGISCGLVDNNVFEWEVMLMISDDVKLYGGGFFRARLSFPTEYPHRPPKMKFESPIFHPNIYENGDVCISILHPPEEDKYGYESAAERWSPVQTPETILLSVISMLSSPNDESPANVEAARLWREDPAEFKKRVRRCVRLTLDD, encoded by the exons ATGGCGACCTCTCCCGCTGGGCGCATGCTGTCCCGCCAACTGCAGCAGATGCAGTCTGATAAGGACATCCCCGGCATTAGTTGTGGCTTGGTTGATAACAACGTTTTCGAATGGGAGGTTATGCTCATGATATCGGACGATGTGAAGCTGTATGGAG GTGGTTTCTTCCGGGCTCGACTCTCTTTCCCAACAGAATACCCTCATCGGCCGCCAAAGATGAAGTTCGAATCTCCTATCTTCCATCCAAATA TTTACGAGAATGGTGATGTTTGCATTTCGATTCTGCACCCACCTGAGGAGGATAAATACGGGTATGAGTCGGCTGCAGAACGCTGGTCTCCTGTGCAAACCCCCGAGACTATCCTACTGTCTGTCATTTCTATGCTTTCTAGCCCGAACGATGAAAGTCCAGCGAATGTGGAAGCTGCTCGACTATGGCGAGAGGACCCTGCGGAGTTTAAGAAGCGCGTCCGTCGGTGTGTCCGTCTCACGTTGGACGACTAG
- a CDS encoding Chitobiosyldiphosphodolichol beta-mannosyltransferase, giving the protein MIEILVSIVFCLSSALTVLILSLPSQYHPERAVFPSSSHETKRRKICVQILVLGDIGRSPRMQYHALSIAKRGGEVTIIGYNESDLHPDIISNPNISIVPLRPHPALLQTSHKLLFIIYGPLKVLFQIFCLWKCLAYNTKPSRWLLVQNPPSIPTLAVASLVCFLRQTRLIVDWHNFGYSILALKLGQTHPLVKMSTWYEKVFCKSASAHLCVTNAMASVLKRDFNLTAPILPLHDRPASHFHPILDPNARMDSLITLPETKDFQSSLKAGSLRVLVSSTSWTADEDFSVLIDALLRYSELATTVQAHLPEVLAIITGKGPRKEMYLEQIAALEKSSKLQKVTIRTAWLTVPDYARLLASASLGVSLHTSSSGVDLPMKVVDMFGAGLPVVGWDRFEAWPELVTEGVNGLGFGSSEELAEHLVDLFGENDKLESLRLGAQKESSLRWDDEWDPIAGSLIGLT; this is encoded by the exons ATGATCGAGATCCTCGTCAGCATAGTGTTCTGCCTGTCTAGCGCCCTCACTGTGTTGATACTGTCACTCCCTTCGCAATATCATCCAGAACGAGCAGTATTTCCTTCAAGCTCCCATGAGACCAAAAGGCGCAAGATATGTGTTCAAATCCTTGTTCTTGGCGATATTGGCCGAAGCCCACGCATGCAGTATCATGCATTGAGCATTGCGAAACGTGGCGGGGAAGTGACGATTATTGGGTATAATG AATCTGATCTTCACCCTGACATCATATCTAACCCCAACATCTCGATTGTTCCGCTTCGCCCGCATCCCGCTCTCCTACAGACTAGTCATAAGCTGCTATTTATAATTTACGGGCCCTTGAAAGTCTTGTTTCAAATTTTCTGTCTCTGGAAGTGTCTCGCATATAATACAAAACCGTCTCGGTGGCTTTTGGTTCAG AACCCGCCTTCCATTCCTACGCTGGCTGTGGCCTCTCTTGTTTGTTTCTTGCGGCAAACAAGGCTAATCGTTGATTGGCATAATTTTGGGTATTCCATACTTGCGCTGAAACTTGGCCAAACCCATCCATTGGTGAAAATGTCGACATGGTATGAGAAAGTGTTTTGCAAATCTGCTTCGGCTCATTTGTGCGTCACCAATGCTATGGCGTCCGTTCTCAAGAGAGATTTCAACCTTACAGCCCCTATCCTGCCACTGCATGACCGCCCTGCCAGTCACTTCCATCCTATCCTCGATCCCAATGCACGGATGGATTCCCTCATAACCCTACCGGAAACTAAAGATTTTCAGTCATCTTTGAAAGCAGGGTCTCTCCGGGTTCTGGTCAGTTCAACGTCATGGACTGCAGATGAGGATTTCTCGGTTCTTATCGATGCCCTTCTTCGCTACTCTGAATTGGCTACCACAGTGCAGGCTCACCTCCCTGAGGTTTTGGCCATCATAACGGGAAAGGGCCCGCGAAAAGAAATGTATTTGGAACAGATTGCAGCTCTTGAAAAGTCTAGCAAGCTACAGAAAGTCACAATTCGAACTGCGTGGCTGACTGTACCAGATTATGCTCGGTTATTGGCATCCGCATCTCTAGGGGTCAGTCTACATACTAGCAGCAGTGGGGTGGATCTTCCTATGAAGGTTGTAGATATGTTTGGGGCAGGTCTCCCTGTTGTGGGATGGGATCGTTTCGAGGCATGGCCCGAGTTGGTTACTGAGGGCGTCAATGGGCTGGGCTTTGGAAGTTCAGAGGAGTTGGCCGAGCACTTGGTCGACCTGTTCGGCGAGAATGACAAATTAGAGAGTCTTCGCCTAGGTGCCCAAAAAGAAAGCTCTCTGCGATGGGATGATGAATGGGATCCTATTGCGGGATCCCTTATTGGGTTGACATAG
- a CDS encoding Male sterility, NAD-binding, which produces MSSASTAEISHADEVVRAGYGKIFEGHTVFLTGGTGCLGGCLLYKLALQLPTRKIFVLVRGDSSQAVGKLRESMPNHAQAILATRKVDFVIGDMKMVDFGIEPDVLAQLQDQVTLVIHAAAKIKLEGPIRDALESNCLPALEMARIASGFRRLKLLIQISTSYVNSHLPDGSVLERIYQLGGEEDPEEELASILTLGTSPHAGKFSSTYTQAKHLMERLLLNRFPLLPILLLRPTIFGPALRHPYPLYGSEDSTPLTKFTRLWFSDRGATQVWHATEGYQTGTNILDEIPVDLVASACLLHAAARTTGIVQVGSQLYHPITFDDVFRLGLENATPAVQREFPKIIFTQDRSRPQCFLAELIQVGTRNWLFDCGRSYWLKQVSGPLSIQVCKHEVDALNLTRTHDVLGTGRERARI; this is translated from the coding sequence ATGTCATCAGCTTCCACCGCAGAAATATCACATGCCGACGAAGTCGTGCGAGCAGGATATGGAAAGATATTCGAGGGCCATACAGTCTTCCTCACTGGAGGGACTGGGTGCTTAGGAGGTTGTCTCCTGTACAAGTTGGCTTTACAATTGCCCACTCGCAAGATCTTCGTCTTGGTTCGAGGGGACTCCTCGCAGGCAGTTGGAAAATTGAGAGAATCGATGCCAAATCATGCACAGGCTATTTTAGCCACAAGGAAAGTCGACTTTGTGATTGGTGATATGAAAATGGTCGATTTTGGTATTGAGCCCGATGTCCTCGCGcaacttcaagatcaagtGACACTGGTCATTCACGCAGCAGCCAAGATCAAGCTTGAAGGTCCTATTCGTGATGCTCTAGAAAGCAATTGCCTCCCTGCGTTAGAAATGGCACGGATCGCCTCTGGATTCCGGCGACTGAAACTCCTCATCCAGATCTCTACGTCATATGTCAATAGCCATCTTCCCGATGGTTCAGTTTTAGAGCGGATTTATCAATTGGGAGGCGAAGAAGATCCAGAAGAAGAGCTGGCATCCATTTTGACGCTGGGGACATCACCACACGCGGGCAAATTCTCGTCTACCTACACCCAAGCCAAGCATCTTATGGAGCGTCTGCTGCTCAACCGcttccctcttcttccgatTCTACTATTACGGCCAACAATCTTCGGACCTGCGCTCAGACATCCCTACCCGCTATATGGATCGGAGGACTCCACGCCTCTCACCAAGTTTACTAGGCTTTGGTTCTCTGATCGGGGTGCCACACAAGTTTGGCATGCCACCGAAGGATATCAAACAGGCACCAACATCCTGGACGAGATCCCCGTGGACCTTGTAGCAAGTGCATGTCTATTGCACGCAGCAGCACGGACGACGGGCATTGTCCAGGTTGGCTCCCAGCTTTATCACCCGATTACCTTTGATGATGTCTTTCGACTGGGCCTAGAAAATGCCACGCCTGCAGTCCAGCGGGAGTTTCCAAAGATCATCTTCACCCAAGATCGCAGCAGACCGCAGTGCTTTCTTGCTGAGTTGATTCAAGTAGGAACTCGGAACTGGTTGTTTGATTGTGGGAGATCTTACTGGCTCAAACAGGTGAGTGGACCACTGAGCATTCAGGTGTGTAAGCATGAGGTAGATGCTCTGAATTTGACACGGACCCATGATGTCCTCGGGACTGGAAGGGAGAGAGCTCGGATTTAA
- a CDS encoding Mitochondrial carnitine:acyl carnitine carrier, putative, with translation MSPSIPSTQQLKEEIKVVETKAVNQTIVQLRSLAAGAAGGLCAVVVGHPFDLVKVRLQTAEKGIYSGAMDVVKRTIAREGFARGLYAGVSAPLVGVTPMFAVSFWAYDVGKTLVEKLSIVPIKNDTPQYSIAQISSAGFFSAIPMTLITAPFERVKVLLQIQGQKTLAPGEKPKYSGSMDVVRQLYKEGGVRSVFRGSAMTLARDGPGSAAYFAAYEYMKRSLTPKDVQGNVTGELSLYAVVCAGGAAGIAMWIPVFPIDTVKSRLQSASGKPTVGGVIRSIYASGGFKAFFPGFGPALARAVPANAATFLGVELAHKGMKRLFD, from the exons ATGTCCCCCTCCATCCCCTCCACCCAGCAGCTGAAAGAGGAGATCAAGGTTGTTGAGACCAAGGCTGTTAATCAGACCATTGTACAGCTGCGTTCTCTCGCAGCTGGTGCCGCTGGTGGTCTCTGCGCTGTGGTCGTCGGTCACCCGTTTGATCTGGTGAAGGTGCGCCTACAGACGGCCGAGAAGGGCATTTACTCAGGTGCCATGGACGTGGTCAAGAGGACAATTGCCCGTGAAGGATTTGCTCGT GGATTGTATGCCGGTGTCTCCGCACCGCTTGTTGGAGTTACTCCCATGT TTGCTGTCAGCTTTTGG GCTTACGACGTGGGCAAGACCCTCGTGGAAAAGCTCTCCATCGTCCCCATCAAGAACGACACCCCACAGTACTCCATTGCACAGATCTCTTCTGCGGGTTTCTTCTCCGCCATCCCGATGACTCTGATCACGGCACCCTTCGAGCGTGTCAAGGTCCTCCTCCAGATCCAGGGCCAGAAGACTCTGGCCCCGGGTGAGAAGCCCAAGTACTCTGGCAGTATGGATGTCGTGCGCCAGCTGTACAAGGAAGGTGGTGTTCGCAGCGTGTTCCGTGGCAGCGCTATGACGCTGGCGCGTGATGGTCCCGGCTCGGCCGCCTACTTCGCGGCCTACGAGTACATGAAGCGCTCCTTGACTCCCAAGGATGTTCAAGGCAATGTGACAGGCGAGCTATCCCTATATGCCGTTGTGTGTGCTGGTGGTGCTGCCGGTATTGCCATGTGGATTCCTGTCTTCCCCATTGACACCGTCAAATCCCGCCTGCAGAGCGCATCGGGAAAGCCTACCGTGGGTGGCGTTATCCGCTCGATATACGCTAGTGGTGGTTTCAAGGCCTTCTTCCCTGGGTTCGGACCGGCTCTCGCCCGTGCGGTGCCTGCTAATGCCGCCACTTTCCTCGGCGTCGAGCTGGCACATAAGGGTATGAAGAGATTGTTTGACTAA
- a CDS encoding putative ubiquitin conjugating enzyme: MSVTNVLMRRGTELAVTHVQSGKLEHQQPNEGLVALFAITAILIGIGFWAVEYTYGMVISTLAAVEDTYPDIYVRIVPNPDTIKPTDEEDLELVAATPPKPITSKLRTTVKHLRSRAGFWSRFRGMGMFVAYTAARGFLSSFIPVSSTSYLSQCIIQSILSVLLATWQMAWVHIVISEPSPKRFYQRIPSCKTWIKIAPAAALQDVLTAAAFFIPMAIANFAGLLDVVSDQEVPPLVALYRFMSVCVIPAILAFLISMPARVIFVRVAASMLPEEDETIVPFDRSFGGKVSPTITGGSGKIGLMDAWTTFDWAARVRFAKVVGKTFAMEVALGIFATLLLGGQVFWIIKTAKPVDSDASGMQISWE; encoded by the exons ATGTCCGTCACGAATGTCCTGATGCGTCGGGGCACTGAGCTTGCTGTCACTCATGTGCAGTCCGGCAAGCTTGAGCACCAGCAGCCTAATGAAGGCTTGGTGGCTCTGTTTGCTATCACTGCTATCTTAATTGGTATTGGTTTCTGGGCT GTTGAGTATACCTACGGGATGGTGATCTCCACTCTGGCCGCAGTTGAAGATACATACCCTGATATCTACGTGCGCATTGTTCCCAATCCCGATACTATCAAGCCAaccgacgaggaagatcTTGAGCTGGTTGCGGCTACCCCTCCAAAGCCTATCACCAGCAAGCTGCGCACTACTGTGAAGCACCTGCGCTCCCGTGCGGGGTTCTGGTCTCGCTTCCGTGGAATGGGTATGTTTGTGGCCTACACCGCAGCCCGTGGCTTCCTTTCATCTTTCATCCCCGTTTCTTCCACTTCATACCTGAGCCAGTGTATCATCCAGTCTATCCTGAGCGTTCTCCTGGCTACTTGGCAGATGGCGTGGGTGCACATTGTCATCTCTGAGCCCTCCCCAAAGCGCTTCTACCAGCGCATCCCCAGTTGTAAGACTTGGATTAAGATTGCTCCGGCTGCTGCTCTCCAGGATGTTCTGACTGCTGCTGCTTTCTTCATCCCCATGGCTATTGCCAATTTTGCTGGCTTGCTCGATGTTGTCAGCGATCAGGAGGTCCCCCCTCTGGTGGCCCTCTATCGCTTCATGAGTGTCTGTGTGATTCCTGCTATTCTGGCATTTTTGATCTCTATGCCTGCTCGTGTCATCTTTGTCCGTGTGGCTGCCTCCATGCTtcccgaagaagatgagactATTGTACCATTTGATCGCTCTTTCGGGGGTAAAGTCAGCCCTACGATAACCGGTGGCAGCGGCAAGATTGGCCTGATGGATGCATGGACTACCTTTGACTGGGCTGCCCGTGTTCGCTTTGCCAAGGTTGTAGGTAAGACTTTTGCTATGGAGGTGGCGCTTGGTATCTTCGCTACTTTGCTTCTTGGCGGACAGGTCTTTTGGATTATCAAAACTGCCAAGCCCGTTGACTCTGATGCTTCTGGGATGCAAATTAGCTgggagtaa
- a CDS encoding Aminoglycoside phosphotransferase, protein MTTLNPDHEHFFRYTSGRWLWDEEQQLRDRYKAFDVAGLQSLAAKAVRSDSCISITKLAEGGYNKVFRLIMNDGKRVLARIPNPNAGPAFYTTASEVATMELARDFLQIPVPRVFDWSATSNNAVGSEYTILEEVSGRFQQFGLQIH, encoded by the exons ATGACAACGCTAAATCCTGATCACGAGCACTTCTTCCGTTATACGAGTGGACGATGGCTCTGGGATGAAGAACAACAGCTCAGGGATAGGTATAAGGCCTTTGACGTTGCTGGGCTCCAAAGCCTCGCGGCCAAAGCCGTTCGATCAGACAGCTGCATCTCTATAACGAAGCTGGCCGAGGGAGGATATAATAAGGTCTTCCGTTTGATCATGAATGATGGAAAAAGAGTCCTTGCTCGTATACCAAACCCAAATGCCGGTCCAGCGTTCTATACGACCGCATCTGAAGTCGCTACTATGGAGCTT GCTCGAGATTTCCTTCAAATTCCCGTgcctcgagtctttgattggAGTGCCACATCAAATAATGCCGTTGGCTCGGAATATACTATTTTGGAAGAAGTATCTGGCAGATTTCAGCAATTTGGGCTCCAAATCCATTGA
- a CDS encoding CDF zinc transporter (Msc2), putative — protein sequence MSTVAPSLSVDLAPRSNGHNHSHGHSRSHGHSRSNHWAQPPPPLSQQDNANLPEHPEPINAVKSSYSYGHTHQASSNDHHTHSHHSSAYHNHNHSVSSLHHDVLDDHHLKDPNGLYGILSTDTTIHDDYNKEKIHEVLTSTLIVLPWVVLSWYQRKCSQIQELSSEAIPGTTASMSIGQVGQKTCLLTATTLILFGCGQILRINYQKAGSSTNLSVNLPKLNVKSVQALLSQIVSVALPIFAALKVGGFLVALSLLLAIASRVPAIMIGASRTQEKYSRKVLSIALLLVVITSSILGLNHPWDISPVSGYAALLASVFIAPPPFPSLRRNGTIPEPGLVAAQSKASHSGHSSVTVTTDAPLAVIAGSSLALLTMLFNRGFVFSVLELMYLLIPMGIFAVSLMIPLSPSLRSPKKIGLAICAAAAAFLCSPHAQDDLLMVYAIRGILATASFFASRRDDIHQHMDAHAHNHTHSHSHSHTTLESSRVSKWLLHKSEPYPLLHSILKEKDSRSIFYFMCLNFTFMLIQLSYGFLTGSLGLLSDSIHMFFDCLALVVGLCAAVMSKWPPNARFPYGYGKVDTLSGFANGIFLMIISVEIIYEAVERLSSGSEMHRLGELLIVSIAGLAVNLVGIFSFEHGHAHHGHDHGHDHSHGNENMHGIFLHILADTLGSVAVVISTILVHYSGWAGYDPLASCFIAILIFASAVPLVCSTAKTLLLTLPADTEYNLRETLAGVSTLRGVHHGHEHTHEKKAQNIFGVIHVIASRGADLEDVRQRTVDFLREKNTDTLVQIERDGDVRCWCSGGSKGF from the exons ATGTCAACGGTGGCACCGTCGCTGAGCGTGGACCTCGCACCACGCTCCAATGGACACAACCATAGCCATGGTCATAGTCGCAGCCATGGCCACTCTCGATCTAACCACTGGGCGCAACCTCCACCTCCCCTCTCACAGCAAGACAATGCCAACCTTCCTGAACACCCCGAACCAATCAATGCTGTCAAATCAAGTTATTCATATGGACATACACATCAAGCATCAAGCAACGATCACCATACGCACTCGCACCACTCTAGTGCATACCACAATCATAACCATAGTGTGTCATCTCTTCACCATGATGTGCTAGATGACCACCATTTAAAAGATCCCAATGGTCTTTACGGAATCCTATCTACAGATACCACTATACACGATGATTACAATAAAGAGAAAAT CCACGAGGTTTTGACTAGTACACTCATCGTGCTGCCGTGGGTTGTGCTTTCTTGGTACCAGAGAAAATGCTCCCAAATACAAGAGCTATCCAGTGAAGCTATACCTGGTACGACAGCGAGTATGTCTATCGGACAAGTTGGTCAAAAGACCTGCCTTTTAACAGCGACCACCCTTATCCTCTTCGGCTGTGGTCAAATACTACGGATCAACTACCAAAAGGCTGGCTCTTCCACAAATTTGTCCGTTAATTTGCCGAAATTGAATGTCAAAAGCGTCCAAGCCTTACTTTCGCAAATTGTCTCTGTGGCATTGCCAATATTTGCAGCACTCAAGGTCGGAGGTTTTTTGGTTGCGCTTTCACTGCTCCTTGCGATAGCATCGCGGGTCCCAGCTATCATGATTGGGGCCTCGCGCACTCAGGAGAAATACAGTCGCAAGGTCCTATCCATTGCCCTACTATTGGTGGTCATTACGTCGAGCATCCTCGGGCTAAACCATCCTTGGGATATTTCCCCGGTCAGTGGATATGCTGCCCTATTGGCATCTGTGTTTATTGCCCCACCCCCATTCCCTTCGCTCCGTCGCAATGGAACTATTCCTGAGCCAGGTCTTGTTGCTGCACAAAGCAAAGCTTCACACTCGGGTCACTCGTCCGTTACGGTCACAACTGACGCACCATTGGCCGTGATAGCCGGGTCCTCCCTTGCACTTCTCACCATGCTTTTCAACCGAGGGTTTGTCTTCAGTGTCTTGGAGCTGATGTATCTTCTTATACCTATGGGTATTTTTGCCGTTTCTCTCATGATTCCCCTGTCCCCGAGTCTCCGCTCTCCCAAAAAGATCGGACTCGCCATTTGCGCTGCAGCCGCAGCTTTTCTTTGTTCCCCACATGCTCAGGATGACTTGCTCATGGTTTATGCCATACGTGGTATCTTGGCTACGGCCTCTTTCTTCGCCTCTAGAAGGGATGATATTCATCAGCATATGGATGCGCATGCGCATAACCACACGCACAGCCATTCACATTCACACACTACCTTGGAATCCTCCCGGGTATCAAAGTGGCTTCTCCATAAAAGTGAACCATATCCGTTACTGCACAGCATTCTCAAGGAGAAGGACTCTCGTAGCATCTTCTACTTTATGTG CCTGAATTTCACTTTTATGCTTATTCAACTATCATATGGGTTCCTGACTGGATCACTGGGGCTGCTTAGTGACAGTATCCACATGTTTTTTGATTGTCTTGCGCTTGTTGTTGGTTTATGTGCCGCTGTCATGAGCAAGTGGCCCCCAAATGCTCGATTCCCCTACGGCTATGGAAAAGTTGATACTTTGTCAGGGTTTGCCAATGGGATTTTCCTCAT GATTATCAGCGTGGAGATCATTTACGAAGCGGTGGAACGGCTCTCATCGGGGAGTGAGATGCATCGTCTAGGTGAGCTATTGATCGTCAGCATTGCTGGCCTGGCAGTCAACTTGGTCGGAATCTTCAGCTTCGAGCATGGGCATGCTCATCACGGCCATGACCATGGCCACGATCATTCTCATGGCAATGAGAACATGCACGGCATTTTCTTGCACATTCTTGCCGACACACTTGGTTCAGTGGcagttgtcatctcaacCATTCTCGTGCACTACTCCGGCTGGGCCGGTTACGACCCTTTGGCATCATGCTTCATCGCCATCTTGATCTTCGCCTCGGCCGTTCCTTTGGTTTGCAGTACGGCCAAGACACTCCTACTCACTCTGCCAGCCGACACCGAATATAATCTCCGGGAAACACTAGCAGGAGTCAGCACTTTGCGAGGCGTG CACCACGGCCACGAACATACACACGAGAAAAAAGCCCAGAACATTTTCGGGGTGATCCACGTGATCGCTTCTCGCGGTGCAGATTTGGAAGACGTTCGTCAACGAACTGTCGACTTTCTTCGAGAGAAAAATACGGATACTCTCGTCCAGATTGAGCGTGACGGAGATGTACGCTGCTGGTGTAGCGGTGGAAGCAAGGGCTTCTGA
- a CDS encoding RTA-like protein has protein sequence MASYATCSEVGPLCPVELTTYGYYPSFGGNIFLTVLFGLLGICQTGLGVYFRTWTFLTALLIGTFMEMAGYIGRVLMHNNPWSGSAFKLQIVCLVLAPTFVAAGIYLTLKHIILSLGPEYSILKPRLFTWVFIGCDIGSLLLQAAGGGVAAAAGNDDFSMLKTGDNIIIAGIAFQVATMVVCGFFAVVFFWRIFNHGDGFSSEKSRDVSPTVLRWMPLVVGAEVIAYITVLIRCIYRIPEMAGGWGNPLMQKENEFLVLDGMMIALACLTFTIFHPGIFLPSLRFVPENRT, from the exons ATGGCGAGCTATGCTACTTGCTCTGAAGTAGGCCCCCTCTGTCCTGTTGAACTCACAACATACGGTTATTACCCCAGTTTCGGCGGAAACATCTTCTTGACCGTCTTATTTGGCCTGCTCGGAATATGCCAAACCGGTCTCGGCGTCTACTTTCGAACATGGACATTCTTGACGGCTCTCCTCATTGGCACATTTATGGAAATGGCTGGATACATTGGCCGAGTGCTCATGCATAATAACCCATGGTCTGGATCTGCTTTCAAGCTTCAGATTGTGTGTCTGGTGCTCGCGCCGACCTTCGTTGCGGCGGGTATTTACCTAACATTGAAGCATATCATTCTGAGCTTAGGACCCGAATACTCAATCTTGAAGCCACGTCTGTTCACCTGGGTCTTCATCGGATGCGATATTGGATCTCTCCTTTTGCAGGCTGCAGGGGGTGGTGTCGCTGCGGCTGCTGGCAATGACGACTTTTCAATGCTCAAGACAGGtgacaacatcatcatcgctgGTATCGCCTTCCAGGTTGCAACCATGGTTGTGTGTGGATTTTTTGCGGTGGTCTTCTTCTGGAGGATCTTCAACCATGGCGATGGGTTTTCCAGTGAGAAGAGCCGTGATGTGTCACCAACTGTTCTCAGGTGGATGCCGTTAGTCGTGGGTGCCGAGGTCATTGCCTACATCACAGTCTTGATTCGGTGCATTTACCG TATCCCGGAGATGGCTGGTGGCTGGGGAAACCCACTGATGCAGAAGGAGAACGAGTTCCTTGTCTTGGATGGAAT GATGATTGCTCTGGCTTGTCTAACCTTCACCATCTTCCATCCCGGAATCTTCCTCCCTTCTCTGCGATTCGTGCCCGAGAACCGCACATAG
- a CDS encoding Aflatoxin biosynthesis regulatory protein — protein sequence MPPRRAHTKSRQGCDQCKRRRVKCDEKGPPCSNCISRELSCTYFRAPSRPDSRHDFLMNGILALGALHIAATIESPASLVYIDTALQYHNLTFAPYRAAVDSINPLNCEAALAQSIITTVIGIALPRVTAARGESSSLTENIVVVFELLQGVKKIHRIGESWSKLELFSRRRNFWDTGSVSLDSDTRDALERLDALNDRTIASIGPDQHQVNKDAIVYLRHFSNKVANFVDAANVLAWLAMIDKEFVDNVRRRQPLALLILMHWGVLLGELDGQHWWARDSGRALVTELLDALHPGDMEWANAVAWPQKKMGL from the exons ATGCCTCCTCGCCGAGCGCATACAAAATCTCGCCAAGGCTGCGACCAGTGCAAGAGACGTCGCGTCAAG TGTGACGAGAAAGGGCCACCGTGCTCCAATTGTATATCGCGGGAACTCTCATGCACATATTTCAGAGCGCCATCCCGGCCCGATTCACGA CATGATTTCTTAATGAATGGCATTTTGGCCCTGGGGGCACTTCACATTGCCGCAACAATTGAGTCGCCGGCATCGCTAGTCTACATTGACACCGCTTTGCAATATCACAATCTCACATTTGCGCCCTATCGCGCAGCTGTTGACAGCATCAACCCACTAAACTGCGAGGCTGCGCTGGCGCAGTCCATTATCACCACCGTTATAGGCATTGCTCTGCCAAGAGTTACTGCTGCTCGTGGAGAAAGCTCAAGCCTAACGGAGAACATTGTTGTCGTATTTGAACTCTTGCAAGGTGTGAAGAAAATCCACCGGATTGGTGAATCTTGGAGCAAATTAGAGCTCTTTTCTCGTCGAAGAAACTTTTGGGATACTGGATCAGTCAGCCTAGATAGCGACACGCGGGATGCCCTGGAGCGACTCGACGCCTTGAATGACAGAACCATCGCCAGCATCGGTCCCGATCAGCATCAGGTCAACAAAGATGCTATTGTCTACCTACGGCACTTCTCAAACAAAGTTGCCAATTTCGTTGACGCTGCCAACGTCCTGGCTTGGCTCGCTATGATCGACAAGGAATTTGTGGACAATGTGCGACGCCGACAGCCTTTAGCATTGTTGATCCTCATGCATTGGGGCGTGTTGCTCGGGGAGCTTGATGGTCAACATTGGTGGGCTCGAGACTCGGGCCGGGCATTGGTAACCGAATTATTGGATGCACTACATCCCGGAGACATGGAATGGGCTAACGCTGTGGCTTGGCCCCAGAAAAAAATGGGACTCTGA
- a CDS encoding Extracellular membrane protein, CFEM domain: MKSFSPVALALMAAFGMVAADTAASVSDCASMCLSNMNAQASQLGCNSGDLACLCKSDNYKFGIRDCTKEACPSDDPEQVLAMAVAKCPGGVAGSDTSSSSVSGSESSSTSSSDSATTSGSDSTATSSDASATSTGAAVSTATGTDVSVTSTDASGSKAATGTDVSATGTDASGSGSGASGSATSTGSVSTITSTDASSSMVTKASTGASSTSTGSSGSGSESGSGSGSGSSSDSDSSTSSSTAGAAASTTSHGAAAAMATAGTGAMGVLGMLAIFAL, from the exons ATGAAGTCTTTCTCCCCCGTTGCTCTGGCCTTGATGGCCGCCTTTGGCATGGTCGCCGCTGACACTGCCGCCTCCGTCTCTGATTGCGCT TCCATGTGTCTCTCCAACATGAACGCGCAGGCTTCCCAATTGGGTTGCAACTCTGGTGACCTCGCCTGCCTGTGCAAGAGTGACAACTACAAGTTCGGCATCCGGGACTGCACCAAGGAGGCCTGCCCCAGTGACGACCCCGAGCAGGTTCTCGCTATGGCCGTTGCCAAGTGCCCTG GCGGTGTCGCTGGCTCTGACACCAGCTCCAGCTCTGTTTCCGGATCTGAGTCTAGCTCTACCTCCAGCTCCGACTCCGCCACCACCTCTGGCTCTGACTCCACTGCCACCAGCTCCGACGCCAGTGCGACGAGCACTGGCGCAGCGGTCTCCACTGCCACCGGCACTGACGTGAGCGTTACTAGCACTGACGCCTCTGGCTCCAAGGCTGCCACCGGCACTGACGTGAGCGCTACTGGCACTGACGCCTCAGGCTCAGGTTCTGGTGCCAGCGGCTCCGCTACCAGCACTGGCTCCGTTTCCACAATCACC AGCACTGACGCCTCCAGCTCCATGGTGACCAAGGCTAGCACTGGCGCATCTTCCACTTCCACCGGCTCCAGCGGCTCTGGTTCTGAGTCTGGCTCCGGCTCCGGTTCCGGTTCCAGCTCTGACTCCGACAGCTCTACTTCTAGCTCCACGGCCGGCGCTGCTGCTTCGACTACCAGCCACGGTGCCGCTGCTGCCATGGCTACTGCTGGTACTGGTGCTATGGGCGTCCTCGGCATGCTTGCAATCTTCGCGTTGTAA